The Acidobacteriota bacterium genomic interval GCGCTCGTCCTCGGCCAGGAAGTCGAGCGAGATGTTCTCGCTCACCTCGTCGCGAAAGGGCGCCCCCTCGAAGCCGTTTCCCAAGAACAGTTCCCGGCGCAGCCCGGTCCGCTCCGCCGCTTGCGGTCCGATTACCAGCCACGCCGTTGTGCAAGCCAAGGCGATCGTCCCGTAGGCGCCGATGCTCCACCGGAACCAGAGGCTGCGCCTCCGGGCTCGATAGGCAGCCCGAAGTTTCTCCAGTAGCATTTTGTTGCGCGTCGGCGGAACCCCGCCGGGCAATCCTACCGTGTGCCGCAAAAGAGGGCATAACCGTTGTTACTCGCCTGGACCCGGTCGACGGCGTACCCCGCGTTCTTCATCGCGGCGACAACCCGGTCGGACCCGTCGGGGCCGAGGTACCAGACACGGCCGGACGCCGGGAACCGGCGAAGGAACGCGGCCGCTATCCGCCCCGCGCGGCCACTTCGCGGCAAGTGGGCCGTCCGGTCGCGGCCAATGGTGACGGCAATTCCCTGCGAGACGTCATCAGCGGGCTGCGTCGTCACTGGCCACGACCCGTAGAAGGCGGTCAGGTAGACGCTGCGGGCCGACAGCAGCACGACATCGTCATCGTGCGCGTTCGCTGCGAGGTGGTGAACGAGCGGCGCGTCATTCATCTCCCCGTAGCCCACCTCGACCGGCCGCGCCAGGGCGAAGGCAACCACGAGGGCGGCGGCGGCGACGCGCACTGCGTGCGCATGCGGCAGGGCGGCGGTCGCCGCATGGACGCCGGACGCGAAAAGGCAGATTCCCACGGGGAACGAGAAGATGTCCGGGCGGCCCAAGCCGAGCGGGTAGATCCAGAGTGCGCTCGCCACGACCCGCGCCGCATAGAACCCGAGGACCGCCAGACCGAAGAAACGGGTTTCCCGGCCCGCCAACAGCCAGACCAGTCCGAGACCGACGAGGGGCAGCGTCCACGAAACCTCGCCGGGATTGAAGCTCCAGCCCTCGGTCCAGCCGGGCAAGCTGATCATCAGCAGGCGGCCGCCCTGAGCGGCCAGGAAGCTCCCGGCCGCGGACAGCGAGTCAACCGGCAGGAACCCGTCCGCGAAATCGGCGCGGACGATCGGGTTCGACCGGTCGCGCAGCAACCACCACGCGACAGCGACCGTCACGTTGTAGGCCACCGCGCTCCAGACAATTCCCGCCATCGGCCGACGGCGCTCCACCCACGCCCGGGCGGCGTAGAGAACGCCCAAGTTCACCACCGGGAACGTGACAAAGACGGCGGGCACGGCGAGGAACGTGGCGCAACCGCCGGCGAGCGCAAGCCGCCGGAATCGCCGCGGGTCGACGTCGGAGCCGTCGCGCACGAGTCCGGTCGCTGCCAGCAGGAACAGCGCCGTGATCATCGCTTCCAGCGTGTACTGATGGACGAAGACCGTGTAATGGGCGAGAAGCTGCACGAGCGAGGTGACCGCCCCGGCCAGCAGCGCGACCGCGGAGTCGCCCGTCAGGCGCCACACGACAAACGCCGTCACCGGAATCACCGCGATGCCGCAAACGAACGGCAGGAGCTGCAGCGACCATTCGGGATCCGGGAAGAGGGTGTACAGCCAGCGCCACAGGATGAGCGGTCCCGGGGCGACGTGGATCGGCGCCGTGACCACGTCAAGGAAGCGATCGGACCGAATGATGGCGGCGTAGACCAAGTCATCGGCCCAGAGCGAGCCCGGATTCAGGCCCGGCAGACGCGCCGCAACCGTGCGGACCACCACCGCTCCGCCCGCCAGTACGAGAACGGCGCGCAACGCAGCGTTCCAATGCCACGCATAGCGGGATGCCGGTCCGTAGCGGTCCCGCGCCCGCCACACCCAACGCGCGCCGAGACCGGCCACTGTCAGGAGTGGAGCCAGCCAGAGCAACGTCATCCCGCGTCCCAGCCAGGCGGCGCGCTCCGCCAGTCGCACGTCCTCCATGGTGGGCGGACGCGGGAAAAGCCGGTGTCCGGCAAACGGCCGCAACCGGTCGGACGGAGGCGACCAGCGGAGAGCGAGCGCGTAGGCCCCGCCCGCCTGTTCGTACTCGATCAGCAGCTCGTGGGCACCGGCAGCCAGCGTGACCTCCTCAGAGGCCCGGTGCATCTGGTCCGGCGGATAACGCCTCAGCACAGGCTTGCCGTCGATGTGGACGGTAAGCGAGTCGTCGCCGCTTCCGTGGATGGTGATGGGGCCGCCATCCGGCACGTACCAATAACCCCGCCACCTCGCGCTAAAGCGCCGCCGGGGAAAGTCCTCGTCCTCGTCCAGGAAGTCGAGCGTGATGTCCTCGCTCACTTCCGTCCGGAACGGCTCCCCCGCGAAACCGGTCGCCAGAAACAGCTCACGCTGCAGCCCGGTCCGCTCCTCCGCCTGGGATCCGACCGCCAGCCACGCCGCCGTGCCGGCCAAGGCCACCGTCACATAGATGCCTGTTGCCCATAGTCTCCAGTCGCCGGACGGTCGCACCGTGCGATAGTACAACGGCGCGGATCGAGGGTTTCGGGCATGACTGCGGACGAAGTCCACAAGATGGCGGCGGTCGAGGCATCCCACTGGTGGTACGTGGGAACGCGGGAAATCTGCCTGTCTCTGCTCCTGCCGCACCTCGACTGCAGCCGGCCGCTCCGCATTCTGGACATCGGCTGCGGCACGGGCGGCAATATGGCGGAACTCGTTCGGCTGGGACCCGCCCGGGGAATCGACCTCGATCCGCTCTGCGTCGACTACACCCGGCGCCGAGGGCTGGAGTGCAGCCTCGGCGACATGCTCGACTTCGACGCGCCTCCGGCGTCACTCGATTTGATCACGTTCTTTGACGTGGCGACCCATCTGGGCCGCGACCCGTTCCCAGCGGTTCTGAAGCGTGCAGCGACCGCGCTCGCGCCGGGCGGCGTGCTCGCGTTCCGCGAACCGGCGATGCCGATAGCGCGGGGATCTCACGACCGCGCCGTTGATGTCCGGCACCGGTTCACCGCGTCCGACGTCCGGCAGTGTCTGAAGGAAGCAGGGTTCGAACCGCTCCGGATCACCTACCTGAACACCGTGCTGTTCCCGCCGATCGTGCTACTGCGACAGTTGCAGAACCTGCTGGCGCCTGCGCGGGCGGTCTCGGACGTGCGTCCCACCCGCGAGCCGCTGAACACGATGCTGCTCAGCCTGCTGCGGATCGAAAAGAAGTTGCTGCGGTTCATCGATCTGCCGTTCGGCGTCTCGCTGTTCGCGGTGGCGCGCAAGCGCGAAGGCTACGCCCGCTCGGCGACGATGGCGTAGTCCTGTTCCGCGAACAGCAGCCGGTTGAGCGTCTCGACGTTCCGGTTGAGAACGGTGGCCAGCCGGACAAGATCCGCGGCGGCGTCTCCTGCGCCGTCGGACCCGGAGGCCGCCGGGTCGTCCCCTCCATCGATGGGCGCGCCGGCCGGTACGTCCTCCACCTGGCGAAGCCGTTCCTCTTCCGGGTAGGGCGAGCGGTAGACGATCCGCGCTTTACGGAAGCCGGCCGTGCTGACCAGGAACTGCAGTGTCTCCGGGTGCACGGGGCGCGCGTGGGTGAGATCGCGGATGTAGCTCCGAAAAAAGGCTGACCAGGAAGCGACGTTGATGGTCTCCAGCGCCAGCGGCGCACCGGGCCGCAGCTTCCGGTGAGCCGCGTCGATGAACGCGAGCAGGCGCGACGGCTCCAGGTGCTCCACCACCTGGGCCGCGAACAGTCCGCCCAGGGCGCCGTCGTCGAGCCGCTCCAGGTGGTCCAGCGCATCGCCCTGAACGACGTCCAGGCCGCGTGCACGGCACAACTCCACCATGTCCTGATTGATGTCGACGCCGCTGGCCCGAATGCCGCGTTCCCGCAACGCGTCAAGGAACTCCCCGCGCCCGCAGCCGACATCCAACACGTCGCTCGCGTCCTCGAAGTACGGCAGGTAGGCGGCAACGCGCGTTCGGATCTCGTCCATCGAACCGCGGAAGCGGTTCTCGAACGCGACATAGCGGTAGCTCTGGTCTTCGCCAGCCCCCGGGACGGCGGCCGGCGACGGGGCGGATTCCGTCCCGGCGGAGGGAGCCGGTTCGCCCTCACCGTCCGGGGGCACCGGCGCCACGGTCCGCGCCGGGAACGCCGCCATGTCGCGCTTGAGCGCCGCGATCACGTGTTGCCAGGCGTCGATCTCGTCAGACAGGCGATCGAGCCGCGGCAGGACGCGCTTGGCAAGATCGGCGGCAAACTCGGCGTTGTCCTCGTTGATGCGCCGCATGAGGCCGCTCACCTCGCGGTCCTTCGTGTCGACGTAGGGCGTAATCTCCTCGGCGAACTGCACGAGCCGGCTCTGAAAGTGGAGGAGGCGCTCGTGCTCTTCGCGGATCAGCTCGATAGTGCTGGCCAGGGCGCGGGACACCTCCCGGTGCGTCGCCGCGTTACGGTCCACGTGTTCCACCAGCGCGGTGTTGAATGCCTTCTGGCGCTCGAACATCGGCGCCACCATGTTGCGGACGCGCATGCGCAGCCGGCCGCGCCAGCCGTCGCCGGCGGGAGGAGCCTCCGCCAGCGGGTCGGACAGCGCACGCAGGGCTGCGACCTGCGTGTCGTCATAGGGCGGCGGCGGGTGCGGCAGGTCGCGGAGCTGCTGCAGGGCGTCTGCTAGTGCGGTGAGAGCGTCGTTGTACGCACGATCCGCCTCCTTGCGCTCGGCGTGCAGGCGCTTGAGATCCTCTGGAGAAACCGTGCGTTTGGTCATGTGACCGTCACGGCGTGATCAGCCTTCGGTCCGGAGGGTGTCGAGGATGCGGCGGAGGTGGGGCCCGAAGTCCGTCTTACCCGGGTCTACGAAGGTGCAGAGGGCGACGTCTTCCTCGTCCAGCTCCAGACAGCCGAGCTCCTCGGCCCGTTCGACATCGTCCATCACCAGGGCGCGGAGCATGGGCGTCGGGAGCAGGTCCATCGGCATGACGCGCTCGTACATCCCGATGGGGACGATCGCGCGCGGCGAGCCGTGCGTCGTGGTCGTCATGGCGAAGCGTCGTCCCGGCGTCAGGGACGAAACGAACGTCGGGATGGTTGAGAAGAGACCGAGGCCCGGACCGAGCCACCCGAGGAGGTCCCGTTGCCGCCCCTCCGCCAGCACCGACACCTGCTGGTGGTAGCGCCCGAGGTAGCCGTGGATCTCGCCGGTGGCGGTCCGGCCAGAAAGGACGGAACCGGAGATGACACGCCGATCAGGCTGCCCGTCGATGCCCGACCCGTTGCCGGATCCGCCGTGTACCGTAGTGGCCGGTTTTATATTCCCCTCGACCAGCTCGCTGGTCGACGCGCCGATCCGCGAGCGGAGCAGACGCGGTTCGGCGATCGGCGGGCCGCCGAGCGCGACGATGCGCGCGACGTCGAGCACGCCGGTCTCGAACAGCCGGCCGATGGCGATCGCATCCTGCACGCCCAGGTGCCACACGACTTTGTTCCGGTCTACTGCGTCGAGCGTATGGATGTGGAAACCGACCGTGCCGGCGGGGTGGACCCCGTCGAACACCTCATGCCGGATCCGATCGTCTTCCTGAATTCGCAGTCCGGGCTCCGGCCCCGTGCACACGAAGACGGGGCCATCGGTCAGGCGCGCCAACGCCGCCAGTCCCCGCTCGAAAGGGACATCGCAACCCGCCACCATGGCCGCAATGGACGGTCCGAGCGGATTGGTGTCCATTGCGGTCACGAAGATCGAATGCGGCCGTGTGGCGGGATCGGCAACCCGTCCGAAGGGGCGGGCGCGAAGCGCGGTCCACTGGCCGGACTCGACGAGCAGCGCGCGCACCTCGTCGCCGGTCATGCCGGACGGATGCCGGCCCGAGAACGCACTGAACGACGCTGTCTCCGGCGCGCGTCCCTCCCGTTCCGCGCGGCTCACGTCGATGACGACGGACTGCAGGGCGCGGCGGTCGCCCCGGTTGACGGCAACGACGGTGCCGGCGGCCGGCGCCGTGTAGCGCACGCCCGGCATCGTCTTGTCCTCGAAGCACAACTGGCCGCGCGCGACGCTGTCGCCCGCCGCGACGTGCATGGTGGGACGCAGACCGATGTAGTCGGCGGCGACCAAGGCGATGCGGCGCGGGGGCGGCCCGTTGTCGACGTGTTCGGACGGCGCTCCCGTGATGGGCAGGCGTAGCCCGCGACGCACACGGTGACGAGACATCGACGGGGATCGTACTGACGCGCCGCGAGCGGCGTCAATTCTGTCGGTCTAGAGGCCGGCGCATCAGGCGGCGCACCAGTACACGCACAGATACGGGGGTTCTGGCACAATGGAGCGCATGTCGACGGCGGAATCGCTCGCGCCGACGCCGGTGAGCACGCCAGCGAGAAAGCCCGTGCCTACGTCGTCGGTGATGGTGCTGATCCCGGCGCTGAACGAGGCGGCGTCGATCGGCGACGTCGTCGCGGCGACGCGCCGCTGCGCCGAACCGCTCGCCGAGATGGGCCTCGGCCTCTCGGTCTGCGTCATCGACGACGGCTCGACGGACGGCACCGGAGCTGCCGCGCGCACGGCCGGCGCCGACCATGTGCTGAAGCATGGGCGGAACATGGGGGTGGGCGCCGCCGTCCGAACGGGCCTGATCTATGCGCGAACGCGCGGATTTGGCGTGGCTGTAAAGCTTGACGGCGACGGCCAGCACGACCCGATCGACATCCCGGCGCTGATCCGCCCCATTCTGGACGAACGGGCCGATGTGGTCTACGGGAACCGGTTCTCGCGGATCGACTATCGCATGCCTCTCTACCGGCGCGCCGGCAACGCCGTCTTCCGTCACCTCATGCGCTGGCTTACCGGCTGGGACATTGAGGATTCGCAGCCGGGAATGTTCGCCGTCAACCGGTCCTACCTGACCGTCTCGTTCATCCCTGGCGACTACAACTACACGCAGCAGGTGCTGCTGGACTCGTACCTGAAGGGAATGCGGTTCGAGCAGGCGCCGATATCCTTCCACCGGCGGCAGAGCGGCGAGTCGTTCATCTCGCTGCAGTACCCCTTCCGCGTCCTGTCCCAAATCCTGGTGCTGATGGTAATGATCCGGCCCCTGAAGATCTTCTTACCGCTCGCCACGTTCTTCCTCGGGACAGGTGCGTTGATCGGCGTGGTCGAATTGGGCATGTGGGCAGCCGGCATCGCGGAGCGCCCGATCGAGCATGTCAACCTCGTGCTCGGCCTCGCGATGTTCGGCCTCAATACCGGCTTCTTCGGCCTTCTTGCCGAGGCCATCGCCCGCAGGAGTTCGTAGCATTGGCGAAGCTCGTCATTCAGATCCCTTGCCTGAACGAGGCGGCGACGCTTCCGGAGACGATTGCCGATCTACCCCGCGAGATTCCGGGGATCGACACGATCGAACTGCTCGTGATCGACGACGGCTCCACCGACAGCACGGCCGACGTGGCGCGCGCGCAGGGCGTGCATCACATCATCCGCTTCCGCAACCACAAGGGGCTCGCCGCCGCGTTCATGGCGGGCCTCGATGCCGCCGTCCGCGCCGGGGCCGACTACATTGTCAATACCGACGCCGACAACCAGTACGCCGGCGCCGACATCCCCAAGCTGGTTCAGCCGCTGCTCGACAGAACCGCGGATGTGGTAATCGGCGACCGCAATATCCGCGAGATCCGTCATATGCCGTTGCTCCGCCGGTGGCTGCAGCGGATCGGAAGTTGGGTGGTGCGGCAGGTGTCGGATACGCGCATACCCGACACGACCAGCGGATTCCGCGCCTACACGCGCGAAGCCGCGCTCCGCCAGACGGTCGTATCGGACTTCTCTTACACGATCGAGACGATCATTCAGGCGGGCAAGAAACGGATGGCGATCGCCCATGTCGAGGTGGCGACGAACCGCAAGACCCGGCCATCGCGTCTCTTCGACAGCACGTTCACCTACATCCAGAAGTCGACGGCGACGATTCTCCGAATCTACACGCAATACGAGCCACTGAAGGTCTTTTCCGTCGCCGGCGCCGTGATCTTCGCGGTGGGGTTCGCCATCTCGGTCCGTTTCCTCTTCTACTACTTCGAGGTTGGCGGCGGCGGGCGCGTGCAGTCCCTGATCCTGGCCGCCGTGCTGATGATCGTCGGTTTCCAGGTGGTCTTGATCGGGCTGGTCGCGGACGTCATCGCGGCCAACCGCAAGTTGACCGAGGAGCTTCTGTACCGCGTCCGGTCGCTGGAACTGTCCTCGGCGCGCGGTTCGGTGCCAGCAGACGACGGCGTCGGCAAATGACCGGGCCGCGGCACTACACGGTCGTCATCGCCACGTCATCCTACCCGCGCTTTCCTGGCGATCTCACCGGAACGGCGGTCGAGCCGATCGCGCGCGGCATCGTTGCGCGCGGACACACGGTGCATGTCGTCGCACCCTGGCATCCCCTGGTGCGGCGTGATGCCGTCGAAGATGGCATCAACTACCATTTCTACCGTTACGCGCCGGTCGCGGCGCTGAACGTCTTCGGCTACGCCGGCGCACTCCGGGCGGATGTCTCGATGAAGCGAACGGCCTACGCTGCAGCGCCGTTCGCGTTCATCGCCGGCGTGCGCATGGTGCGGCGCGTGGTGCGCCAGCACCGCGCCACGCTGATCCATGCCCACTGGGCCATCCCGAGCGGCGCGATCGCGGCGACCGCCGCGGGCGGCCTGCCGCTGGTAATCAGCCTGCACGGCTCGGACATCTTCGTCGCGGAACGCAACCCGCTGGTGGGATGGGCGGCGCGCCGCGCGTTCCTGCGGGCCGACCGAGTCACTGGCTGCAGCGCGGACCTCCGCGACCGCGCCGTGGCGCTCGGCGCCGACGACAGTCGCGCCGAGACGCTGCTGCATGGCGTCGATGCCGACCGGTTCACCCCGAACGCCGATACGCGCGCCCGCGTGCGCGCCGCACACGGAATCGGAGCTGACGATCCGATCGTCTTCGCCGTCGGGCGCCTAGTCCGCAAGAAAGGATTCGAGTACCTGATCGATGCCATCGTGCGGCTGGCGCCACGCCATCCGCGGCTGCGGCTCGTCATCGCGGGCGGTGGCGATCTCGATACCGAGCTGCGCGAGCGGGCGGCGAGCGGCAGCGTGACCGACCGCGTGACGCTCCTCGGCCCCGTGGCGCACAGCGAGGTCGCCGACTGGCTGGCCGCCGCCGACATCTCCGCCGCGCCGTCGGTGGTGGACGACGCGGGAAACGTCGACGGCCTGCCGAACACCGTGCTGGAGGCGCTGGCGTCCGCCACGCCGGTGGTCGCCACCCTGGCAGGCGGCATCGGGGCCGTGGCGGTCGACGGTAAGACCGCACTCATCGTCCCGGAACGTGACGGCGGGGCGCTCGCCGGTGCCATCGAAACGCTCGTGCAGGATCCCGCGCTCCGCGAACAGATCGGCCGGACCGCGCGCGGACGGATGCAGACCGAGCAGACCTGGGCGCGTGTCGCAGAACGGTTCGAGCGGGCCTACGCGTTGGCGACCGAACATCGAGCCTCGCTGTCTTGATACGCTAGCGAAGCATGTGGCGCCTCGCCATCGCCCTACCCCTGCTGCTCTGGCTGCCGGGCTTTCTGCTCTACCGTCTGCCACGCGGAAACCGCGCGCTCCGCGCCGCGCTCCCGGCCGAGGAACGGGTTTTCTGGACGGTCGGGCTGAGTGCCGCTGTCACGTCCATCGCCGCCCTGGCCCTCGCGGCCGCGGGGGCGTACAGCCTCAACCGGGTCCTCTTGGTCAGCCTGGGACTCTGCATCCTGCTGGCCATCAAGGCCCGCGGCAACCTCCGCCTCGGCCCCGAGGCCGCACCAGTCACGCGCACCGCAGCCGCGCCAGCAGTCCTTCTGCTGCTCGCCGCAGGCATCTTCTTCTACGTGCCGCCCGCCGAGTACATCAACGGCGGACGAGATCCTGGCCTCTACATCGCCGAAGGCATCCAGCTATCGAGATCGGGATCGTTCTTTTCGGTGGACCCGCTCGTTCGCGACCTGCCGTCCGAGTTTCGCGATGCCTTCTTCATCCCGGTCAGGCGGATCTACGTGTCTTACGACCTGCGATTCCTTGGCTACAACATCGCCGATATGGACCGGGGCATGGTCGTGGGTCAGTTCCCCCACTTCTACCCGGTCTGGATCGCGATGGCATACGAGCTGAACGGCCTGACCGGCGCTCGGTACGTACATGGCCTATGGGCCATCGGGGGAATCCTGGCCGTCTACTTTCTAGGCGCCGCGCTGTTCGGCCGGCGCGCCGGGTTCGCTGCGGCGGGATTGCTGACACTCAACGTGGCGCAAGTCTGGTTCGCCCGCTACTTCATCAGCGAGCCATTCCTGCAGTGCCTCGTCTTCGCCGCCCTGTTAGCTTTCATCCGGTCGCAAGACAACCAGCACCGTTTTTTCGCTCCTGTGGCCGGAACTCTGTTGGGGCTTACCATCTTCGTCCACCTGAGCAGCGCCGTCGCCATGGCGGCACTGGCGGCCGCGGCCATCGCAGGACGACTACTCGGCGACCGCCTCCGTGCTTCCTTCTTGCTGCCGCTCTTCGCAACGGGTGCGTTGGCCGCCGCCTACTACCTGGCCGTCCTACCGCACTACGCCTTGGCTGCACCCGTGAGAACCGCTGCCGGACGACAACCGCTGCTGCTCATGTTTGTAACCATCATCGGACTGGCTGCCGGCATGCTGTTGGTGCGGTCCGCCGGCCCCCGGCTCGCCCGCCTGATGGATCGGTGGCTGCCCCCGGCGACTTTGGGACTCCTCGTGACGCTCGGCATATACGCGTTCTTCTTTCGAGAGTCGCGAAGCCTCTGGACGCAACCGCCCTTCGAACGCGAAGGCATCATCACGTTTACTTTGTACTACCTGCAGCCGCTTGGTCTCGTCGCGGCGCTTGCCGGCTGGGCGGTTGTCTCGGGGGCTCGATTCCGCCGCGCAATGCCCTTCCTGGCTGTAGCGGGAGCTTACGCGCTGTTCTATTTCTATGACGCGCGCATCACGCCCGATCACTTCTGGGCGGGGCGACGCTATATGCCGGTGCTGCTTCCCGCGGCGCTGTTGCTCGCGAGTGCTGCCGTCTTCATGCCGCTGGACGCCGGCGCACGCCGCTGGATGACGTGGTGCGCCACGCCGCGCGCCACCGCCGTGCGTGCCGCCGCAGGCGGCCTCGTGCTGGCCGTGCTGGCCGTACAGTACGGCGCCGCCACGCGCCCCATCCTTCGCCACACCGAGCATGCCGGCATGATTCCCGCGGTGGAATCGCTCGCGCGGCGGATTGGGCCGGATGATCTGCTGCTGATGTCGTCCCGCAATGCGTCGGACGCCCAGACCTTCGCCCTACCGCTCGCCTACATCTACGCCCGGAACGTCCTGCCCCTTCGCTTCAACGATCCTGATCCCAAGGAATTCAGCGCTTTTCTCGACTGGGCCCGGCCGCGCTACGACCGGATCCTGTTCATGGGGAGCGGCGGCACGAATCTCCTGACGCGCCAAATCACGCCGAAGCGGATCAGCACGGACCGGTTCAGCGTGCCGTTCTATGACCGGACGCTCAACGCGTACCCCCAGGGTGTCGATTCGTGGGAGTTCGACTTCGGCCTCTACGAGCTGTTGCCGGAGCCGGTCGCGCCAGGACCTGTCGAGATTGATGTCGGTTCGGGTTTCGATCTGTACGTCGGCAACATGCACGGGAAGGGTACGTCGAGCGAGGGCAGGTCGTTCCGCTGGACCCGCGGGACATCCACCGTGCGGATCGTCGGCACGCATCCGGAGGCCAGCGAGCTGGTCCTGACCCTGTCCGGCCGGCTGGAACAGGCAGGCATCGCGCCGGTGCAGATCGTGCTGAACGACCATCTCCTCGCCACGCTGTCGCCGGGCGACGGCTACGAACGCTACACGTTGCCGATCCCGCCTGACGTCGCTCGCGAGATGGCGGAACGCGACGAGGCGTCGGAACTTCGTATCGAGACCCAGCCGTGGGTACCGAGTCGGTTGCTGGGCTTACCCGATGATCGCACGCTGGGGATCCGGCTCGACCGCGTAGTCATCCACTGACGGTGCGCCGGCCTCCGGGCCGGCGTCCTCCGTCAACGACCACTCCGCCGCGATAGGATCGCCGACGGCATTGGACGTGTTCGAGCACCTGCAGATCGACAAGCGCTATGAGCGGTGGCTCGCAGGCACTGCCGACTTGGCGCTGGCCCCTTTGGCGGCAATCAATGCCTGGCGGCAGCCCGCAGCGAACCACGAGGCGCCGCCCAGGCGCGTGTTGCTGTTCCGGCTGGAGCGGATCGGCGACCTGCTGATGACGCTCGGCGCAATCAGCGCCGTCCGGGCGCGGCTGCCCAAGGCCGAGCTGCGGCTGGTGGTGGGAAGCTGGAACGCGCCACTGGCGCGCTGCATACCGGCGGTGGACGCGGTTGAGACGTTCGACGTGCCTTGGCTCTCACGCGAACGACCCGGATCGACACTGCGGGCCGCTACCGCGCAGTCGACCGCTTGGCGCCAGCACGACTACGAGCTAGCGATCAACTTCGAACCGGACATCCGAAGCAATGCGCTTGTGGCGGCGAGCGGCGCGCGGCATCGCGTCGGTTACGCGAGCGGCGGCGGCGGCGGCTTCCTGACCGTTGCCCTCGACTACGACAGAAGCATCCACTCCGCGGCGAACGCGCAACGCCTAGTAGATGAAGCGCTGCCGGCCGAGCGGTACTCGCCGGTGGTCGACGCGTCGAACGCCGTCCCGTTCGTCGTT includes:
- a CDS encoding class I SAM-dependent methyltransferase — encoded protein: MTADEVHKMAAVEASHWWYVGTREICLSLLLPHLDCSRPLRILDIGCGTGGNMAELVRLGPARGIDLDPLCVDYTRRRGLECSLGDMLDFDAPPASLDLITFFDVATHLGRDPFPAVLKRAATALAPGGVLAFREPAMPIARGSHDRAVDVRHRFTASDVRQCLKEAGFEPLRITYLNTVLFPPIVLLRQLQNLLAPARAVSDVRPTREPLNTMLLSLLRIEKKLLRFIDLPFGVSLFAVARKREGYARSATMA
- a CDS encoding class I SAM-dependent methyltransferase, which translates into the protein MTKRTVSPEDLKRLHAERKEADRAYNDALTALADALQQLRDLPHPPPPYDDTQVAALRALSDPLAEAPPAGDGWRGRLRMRVRNMVAPMFERQKAFNTALVEHVDRNAATHREVSRALASTIELIREEHERLLHFQSRLVQFAEEITPYVDTKDREVSGLMRRINEDNAEFAADLAKRVLPRLDRLSDEIDAWQHVIAALKRDMAAFPARTVAPVPPDGEGEPAPSAGTESAPSPAAVPGAGEDQSYRYVAFENRFRGSMDEIRTRVAAYLPYFEDASDVLDVGCGRGEFLDALRERGIRASGVDINQDMVELCRARGLDVVQGDALDHLERLDDGALGGLFAAQVVEHLEPSRLLAFIDAAHRKLRPGAPLALETINVASWSAFFRSYIRDLTHARPVHPETLQFLVSTAGFRKARIVYRSPYPEEERLRQVEDVPAGAPIDGGDDPAASGSDGAGDAAADLVRLATVLNRNVETLNRLLFAEQDYAIVAERA
- a CDS encoding Na(+)-translocating NADH-quinone reductase subunit A — its product is MSRHRVRRGLRLPITGAPSEHVDNGPPPRRIALVAADYIGLRPTMHVAAGDSVARGQLCFEDKTMPGVRYTAPAAGTVVAVNRGDRRALQSVVIDVSRAEREGRAPETASFSAFSGRHPSGMTGDEVRALLVESGQWTALRARPFGRVADPATRPHSIFVTAMDTNPLGPSIAAMVAGCDVPFERGLAALARLTDGPVFVCTGPEPGLRIQEDDRIRHEVFDGVHPAGTVGFHIHTLDAVDRNKVVWHLGVQDAIAIGRLFETGVLDVARIVALGGPPIAEPRLLRSRIGASTSELVEGNIKPATTVHGGSGNGSGIDGQPDRRVISGSVLSGRTATGEIHGYLGRYHQQVSVLAEGRQRDLLGWLGPGLGLFSTIPTFVSSLTPGRRFAMTTTTHGSPRAIVPIGMYERVMPMDLLPTPMLRALVMDDVERAEELGCLELDEEDVALCTFVDPGKTDFGPHLRRILDTLRTEG
- a CDS encoding glycosyltransferase family 2 protein, producing MERMSTAESLAPTPVSTPARKPVPTSSVMVLIPALNEAASIGDVVAATRRCAEPLAEMGLGLSVCVIDDGSTDGTGAAARTAGADHVLKHGRNMGVGAAVRTGLIYARTRGFGVAVKLDGDGQHDPIDIPALIRPILDERADVVYGNRFSRIDYRMPLYRRAGNAVFRHLMRWLTGWDIEDSQPGMFAVNRSYLTVSFIPGDYNYTQQVLLDSYLKGMRFEQAPISFHRRQSGESFISLQYPFRVLSQILVLMVMIRPLKIFLPLATFFLGTGALIGVVELGMWAAGIAERPIEHVNLVLGLAMFGLNTGFFGLLAEAIARRSS
- a CDS encoding glycosyltransferase family 2 protein, whose translation is MAKLVIQIPCLNEAATLPETIADLPREIPGIDTIELLVIDDGSTDSTADVARAQGVHHIIRFRNHKGLAAAFMAGLDAAVRAGADYIVNTDADNQYAGADIPKLVQPLLDRTADVVIGDRNIREIRHMPLLRRWLQRIGSWVVRQVSDTRIPDTTSGFRAYTREAALRQTVVSDFSYTIETIIQAGKKRMAIAHVEVATNRKTRPSRLFDSTFTYIQKSTATILRIYTQYEPLKVFSVAGAVIFAVGFAISVRFLFYYFEVGGGGRVQSLILAAVLMIVGFQVVLIGLVADVIAANRKLTEELLYRVRSLELSSARGSVPADDGVGK
- a CDS encoding glycosyltransferase family 4 protein; translation: MTGPRHYTVVIATSSYPRFPGDLTGTAVEPIARGIVARGHTVHVVAPWHPLVRRDAVEDGINYHFYRYAPVAALNVFGYAGALRADVSMKRTAYAAAPFAFIAGVRMVRRVVRQHRATLIHAHWAIPSGAIAATAAGGLPLVISLHGSDIFVAERNPLVGWAARRAFLRADRVTGCSADLRDRAVALGADDSRAETLLHGVDADRFTPNADTRARVRAAHGIGADDPIVFAVGRLVRKKGFEYLIDAIVRLAPRHPRLRLVIAGGGDLDTELRERAASGSVTDRVTLLGPVAHSEVADWLAAADISAAPSVVDDAGNVDGLPNTVLEALASATPVVATLAGGIGAVAVDGKTALIVPERDGGALAGAIETLVQDPALREQIGRTARGRMQTEQTWARVAERFERAYALATEHRASLS
- a CDS encoding glycosyltransferase family 9 protein; amino-acid sequence: MDVFEHLQIDKRYERWLAGTADLALAPLAAINAWRQPAANHEAPPRRVLLFRLERIGDLLMTLGAISAVRARLPKAELRLVVGSWNAPLARCIPAVDAVETFDVPWLSRERPGSTLRAATAQSTAWRQHDYELAINFEPDIRSNALVAASGARHRVGYASGGGGGFLTVALDYDRSIHSAANAQRLVDEALPAERYSPVVDASNAVPFVVPQSARETADHLLAAYRGNGPLVGINPGAGRLVKEWPPERFAAVAAALAADAAATIVLLGGEGDRQQAEGVRQALPLDTALVDLVGQAPLVDLAAVLSRLSVLITGDTGPAHLAAAVDTPVVTIFGPTDPNRYRPLTPRAEAVHADLWCRPCGRLRRPPARCAHGAPDCLTGVETGAVLAAARRYLA